A single Pirellulaceae bacterium DNA region contains:
- a CDS encoding redoxin domain-containing protein, translated as MLPFRMIAVGLLAVHATMSLQLPTATAQPTLDIGLKAPPINVQYWISDGGGKFKPVQEFEPGKVYVIEFWATWCPPCVASMPHLAKLQRSYADHGVQIVSISDEEQSTVQEFLKQPVPEGITRALKKEGDQSKSDEPPAAADPPAKLTFGELTAGYCLTTDPDQSVYRDFMEASEEGGIPTAFIVGKDGVVEWIGHPMELDEPLAQVVAGKWDRQALIQKRAEQRAIQAAITEIYQKLQAGQTEPALKELDELIARTKDTSTQVELRILQLELLVQLHPQRAVATLQKITAQQMEAEVLNRIASSVIELTQEADQEAPVELLTAAIEAAEKAVKLSPNNGMILDTLARLLYLSDHLQRAIEVQTQAVALSPGSKELREFLNAMKQELSETVEK; from the coding sequence ATGCTCCCGTTTCGTATGATCGCCGTCGGATTATTGGCCGTGCATGCAACGATGTCTTTGCAATTGCCCACAGCGACAGCACAGCCGACCTTGGATATCGGATTAAAGGCTCCACCGATCAATGTTCAGTACTGGATCAGCGATGGTGGTGGAAAATTCAAGCCGGTGCAAGAATTCGAGCCGGGTAAAGTTTATGTAATTGAATTTTGGGCGACTTGGTGTCCACCGTGCGTGGCCAGCATGCCGCATTTGGCTAAGTTACAGCGCAGCTATGCAGATCACGGAGTTCAAATTGTCAGCATTAGCGACGAGGAGCAGTCGACCGTTCAGGAGTTCTTGAAACAACCGGTCCCAGAAGGGATCACGCGCGCGCTAAAGAAAGAAGGCGACCAGTCTAAATCCGACGAGCCACCGGCAGCGGCCGATCCGCCAGCAAAGCTGACGTTTGGGGAGCTGACTGCTGGCTACTGCTTAACCACCGACCCTGATCAGTCGGTCTATCGTGACTTCATGGAAGCTTCAGAGGAAGGTGGGATTCCGACGGCATTTATCGTTGGCAAGGATGGCGTCGTGGAATGGATTGGGCACCCCATGGAACTGGACGAACCGTTGGCACAGGTTGTAGCTGGCAAGTGGGATCGCCAAGCGCTCATCCAAAAACGTGCTGAACAACGTGCGATCCAGGCGGCGATCACGGAGATCTACCAGAAGCTTCAGGCTGGTCAAACGGAACCGGCGCTCAAAGAATTGGACGAACTCATCGCGCGAACCAAGGACACCAGTACTCAGGTCGAGCTACGAATTCTGCAGCTGGAACTGCTGGTTCAGCTACATCCGCAACGGGCCGTAGCTACCCTGCAAAAGATCACTGCTCAGCAAATGGAGGCAGAGGTGCTCAATAGAATAGCCAGTTCAGTCATTGAACTAACACAAGAAGCTGACCAAGAGGCTCCGGTGGAATTGCTGACCGCAGCGATTGAGGCGGCTGAAAAGGCGGTCAAGTTGTCACCCAACAATGGAATGATTCTGGATACATTGGCTCGACTGCTGTACCTCAGCGATCATCTACAGCGGGCTATCGAAGTGCAGACACAGGCCGTCGCGCTGAGCCCAGGGAGCAAAGAATTGCGTGAATTCTTAAACGCAATGAAGCAGGAGCTTTCGGAGACAGTTGAGAAGTAA
- a CDS encoding rhamnulokinase, whose amino-acid sequence MKSNQAPVHLAIDVGASGGRVLAGCIQDSNILLEEVHRFPNGPLPLGKRLVWNLLAVWEEIQNGLQKSAARYGQRIVSVGADTWGVDFVLLDLNDDLVGPAFSYRDTRTRGVMQRAFQRISRQDIFAHTGLQFMEFNSAYQLYSMRLEKSPLLDVARQFLMVPDFFHWLLCGEKSNEFTNASTTQLLDPRTCDWSQPVIQALDIPQQIFSKPIQPTTVLGSVTSAVRERTHLGSQVKVVVPATHDTGSAVLAVPAKAFAQQQPDWCYISCGTWSLMGVELACPNLTPECQALNFTNEGGVAGSVRLLKNISGLWIVQQCRDQWRRDGFDWDWNHLTHLASQAESMVAVIDPDDPSFAAPTNMPEAIRQYCKKTGQRIPSTEGEVTRCALESLALRYRMVLDSLQQLLGAPLSVVHMVGGGVQNRLLCQFAADACDRAVVAGPVEATALGNMLVQAVGSGGLDSVQQARQLVLGLPDIVRYEPAVDSASRERWQQGLATLSRLTG is encoded by the coding sequence ATGAAATCGAATCAAGCTCCAGTTCACTTAGCGATTGACGTGGGGGCTTCCGGAGGTCGCGTTCTCGCGGGCTGCATTCAGGATTCCAACATTCTGTTGGAAGAGGTGCATCGCTTTCCCAACGGCCCGCTGCCATTGGGCAAACGACTGGTGTGGAATCTGCTGGCTGTCTGGGAAGAGATTCAGAATGGCCTGCAAAAATCTGCAGCCCGCTACGGTCAACGCATTGTCAGCGTGGGAGCCGATACCTGGGGCGTCGACTTTGTCTTACTGGATCTGAATGACGATCTAGTTGGTCCCGCCTTCAGCTACCGCGATACGCGCACGCGCGGCGTCATGCAGCGAGCCTTTCAGCGCATAAGTCGCCAAGATATTTTTGCGCATACCGGCCTACAGTTCATGGAATTCAACTCGGCTTACCAATTGTACTCGATGCGATTAGAGAAATCGCCATTGTTGGATGTGGCTCGCCAGTTTTTGATGGTGCCCGACTTCTTTCATTGGTTGTTGTGCGGTGAAAAAAGCAACGAGTTCACCAACGCGTCGACAACTCAGTTACTGGACCCACGCACTTGCGATTGGAGCCAACCGGTTATCCAAGCACTTGATATTCCCCAGCAGATTTTTAGCAAGCCCATTCAACCCACTACGGTGCTGGGCAGCGTGACATCGGCGGTGCGTGAGCGCACTCACCTGGGTTCGCAGGTCAAGGTCGTCGTGCCTGCCACACACGATACCGGCTCGGCAGTGTTGGCGGTTCCCGCAAAAGCGTTCGCTCAGCAACAGCCAGATTGGTGCTACATAAGCTGTGGAACATGGTCGCTGATGGGCGTTGAACTGGCCTGCCCCAATCTCACTCCGGAATGCCAGGCACTGAACTTCACCAACGAAGGTGGCGTTGCGGGCAGTGTAAGGCTGCTCAAGAATATTTCTGGCTTGTGGATAGTCCAGCAGTGCCGCGATCAATGGCGACGCGATGGTTTCGATTGGGACTGGAACCATTTGACTCACTTGGCCAGCCAGGCAGAGAGCATGGTTGCCGTCATCGATCCTGATGACCCTAGTTTTGCTGCGCCAACCAACATGCCCGAAGCCATTCGACAGTATTGCAAGAAAACAGGGCAGCGAATTCCCTCGACCGAAGGAGAAGTGACTCGCTGCGCTCTGGAGAGTTTGGCGCTACGCTACCGAATGGTTCTGGATTCGCTACAGCAGTTGTTGGGTGCACCGTTATCCGTGGTTCACATGGTTGGCGGCGGCGTGCAGAATCGGTTATTGTGCCAATTCGCAGCCGATGCCTGTGATCGTGCAGTGGTTGCCGGTCCAGTCGAAGCAACCGCGCTAGGGAATATGCTGGTCCAAGCCGTCGGCAGTGGCGGTCTGGACAGTGTGCAACAAGCCCGACAGCTGGTGCTTGGCCTGCCGGATATCGTGCGCTACGAACCTGCGGTTGATTCTGCAAGTCGTGAACGTTGGCAACAGGGTTTGGCGACCTTGTCACGCCTGACAGGCTAA
- a CDS encoding YmdB family metallophosphoesterase, whose translation MSTADGNQPIVHPRSPIPEAPGANYRRVVLVGDTVGKPGMRIACLAADWFREQLNADCLLINAENAADGSGLRQADYRRLIQAGYNGITLGDHIYKRQEIVQTLESEPNIVRPCNFPATSAGKSHMLLNLERGGQVAVISALGRAFMKPVDCPFTSVDRELQQLPKAATIRIVDFHAEATSDKQLMGRYLDGRVTAVLGTHTHVTTADEQIFPGGTGFQCDVGMTGPFDSIIGRSIDAVQAVTLTAMPAPFHVAKGDVRLSATWLDVDPTSGQCQAIGRISLKLNDLEDYAKSRESDVRKTRPISAVRARRTAGQAEPE comes from the coding sequence ATGTCAACAGCCGATGGAAATCAACCGATCGTTCACCCGCGTAGCCCAATCCCAGAGGCTCCTGGCGCTAACTATCGCCGAGTCGTGCTGGTGGGTGATACAGTTGGCAAACCAGGCATGCGCATTGCCTGCCTGGCAGCCGACTGGTTCAGAGAGCAATTGAACGCCGATTGTCTATTGATTAATGCAGAAAATGCAGCCGACGGTTCCGGCTTGCGCCAAGCTGACTACCGCCGCCTGATCCAAGCTGGTTACAACGGCATCACCTTGGGCGACCATATCTACAAACGTCAAGAAATTGTGCAGACGCTTGAGTCAGAACCCAACATCGTTCGCCCTTGTAATTTTCCGGCAACTTCGGCTGGCAAGTCACACATGCTGCTGAATCTCGAGCGCGGCGGTCAGGTGGCAGTCATCAGTGCGTTGGGACGGGCGTTTATGAAACCGGTTGACTGTCCGTTTACGTCAGTCGACCGCGAATTACAACAATTGCCCAAGGCTGCCACGATTCGCATCGTTGATTTTCACGCGGAAGCCACCAGCGACAAGCAGTTGATGGGGCGGTATTTAGACGGTCGAGTCACCGCCGTATTGGGAACGCATACTCACGTGACAACAGCGGATGAGCAGATATTCCCAGGCGGCACGGGCTTTCAATGTGATGTTGGAATGACCGGGCCATTTGACAGCATCATAGGCCGGAGTATTGATGCTGTGCAAGCCGTTACTCTGACAGCCATGCCCGCGCCTTTTCATGTGGCAAAAGGCGATGTGCGACTGAGCGCTACCTGGTTGGATGTCGATCCCACCAGCGGACAATGTCAGGCCATCGGTCGCATCAGTTTGAAGCTTAATGATCTAGAAGACTACGCCAAGTCCCGTGAGTCCGACGTGCGAAAAACTAGACCAATCTCAGCCGTCCGCGCAAGACGTACGGCGGGACAAGCGGAGCCTGAATGA
- the rny gene encoding ribonuclease Y encodes MGSDWLLIAETEVSNVAVVIIAGVGLIIGAAAVWLVYHLRGLDLKNQARIILDQARGEADNLRRSAELAAKETALKEKQQAEAESNKLRDQLQKRETALDRREETIQQSADGLKKQEKMVEANQRRFAEKVQEATKKSERLDELLKAQSIELQKLSGLSKDEAAARLLKNIERDLQQEIGVRLIKHERRVSEMAEQKSREILLTAMQRYASAHTADSTTSSVDIPNDEMKGRIIGREGRNVRAFEKATGVDVIIDDTPGVVIVSGFDPVRREIGRRSLEKLIADGRIHPSRIEEVVAETTQEIDKLIRRKGQEAAEEVDLHGLHDKVIEMLGRLYFRTSYSQNVLQHSIEVAFLSGMLAEMIGLDAEQARRAGLLHDIGKAADHELEGGHPKIGADLLKRHGEKEIVVHAALGHHDQLTSDYPYTLLVATADACSASRPGARRESLERYIKRMEELETIAKGFDGVEQAFAIQAGRELRVIVSAKDTDDALAGKVCHDIARAFEQQLTYPGEIKVTVVRESRFTEIAR; translated from the coding sequence ATGGGGAGCGATTGGCTCCTGATTGCTGAGACAGAAGTATCAAACGTCGCTGTAGTGATTATCGCTGGGGTGGGCTTGATAATTGGTGCTGCTGCCGTGTGGTTGGTCTATCACTTGCGCGGCTTGGACCTCAAAAATCAGGCCCGCATCATTTTGGATCAAGCGCGTGGCGAGGCGGACAATCTGCGCCGTAGCGCGGAGCTGGCGGCCAAGGAAACAGCGCTCAAGGAAAAGCAGCAGGCGGAAGCCGAATCCAACAAATTGCGTGACCAGTTGCAGAAGCGCGAGACGGCACTGGATCGTCGCGAAGAGACGATTCAACAGTCTGCCGACGGACTGAAGAAACAAGAGAAAATGGTGGAAGCCAATCAGCGACGCTTTGCTGAAAAGGTGCAAGAAGCCACGAAAAAGTCCGAACGCTTGGATGAGCTGCTCAAAGCGCAGTCAATCGAACTCCAGAAACTGTCTGGCCTATCGAAAGACGAGGCGGCAGCGCGGCTGCTCAAGAATATTGAACGCGATTTGCAGCAAGAGATTGGCGTTCGATTGATCAAGCATGAACGCCGAGTGAGCGAAATGGCCGAGCAGAAGTCGCGAGAAATCTTGTTGACCGCCATGCAGCGTTACGCCTCGGCTCATACCGCCGACAGTACCACCAGCAGCGTCGATATACCCAATGATGAAATGAAAGGCCGCATCATCGGCCGCGAGGGGCGCAACGTGCGCGCCTTTGAAAAGGCGACGGGCGTGGACGTCATCATCGACGATACTCCCGGAGTTGTCATCGTCAGCGGCTTTGATCCTGTGCGGCGTGAAATCGGCCGGCGGTCTCTGGAAAAACTGATTGCCGATGGCCGAATTCACCCGTCGCGAATCGAAGAGGTGGTCGCCGAGACAACTCAAGAAATTGACAAACTAATTCGCCGCAAGGGACAGGAAGCTGCCGAAGAAGTAGATCTCCATGGGCTTCACGACAAAGTAATCGAAATGTTGGGTCGCCTGTATTTTCGAACCAGCTACAGTCAAAACGTACTGCAACACAGCATCGAAGTGGCATTTCTCTCCGGCATGTTGGCTGAAATGATCGGCTTGGATGCCGAGCAGGCCCGGCGGGCCGGCTTGTTACACGACATTGGCAAGGCAGCCGATCACGAACTGGAAGGTGGACATCCCAAGATCGGTGCTGACCTACTGAAGCGCCACGGCGAAAAGGAAATCGTCGTTCATGCCGCGTTAGGTCATCATGATCAACTTACCAGCGACTATCCATACACCTTGCTGGTTGCCACAGCCGATGCTTGTAGTGCTTCTCGGCCCGGTGCTCGCCGCGAATCACTGGAGCGTTATATTAAGCGCATGGAGGAATTGGAGACGATTGCCAAAGGATTCGATGGTGTCGAACAGGCATTTGCCATCCAGGCTGGTCGTGAATTGCGAGTGATCGTTAGCGCCAAGGATACCGACGACGCACTAGCAGGCAAAGTTTGCCACGACATCGCTCGAGCTTTCGAGCAGCAGTTAACATATCCCGGCGAAATCAAAGTCACGGTAGTGCGCGAGTCGCGATTCACCGAGATAGCGCGTTAG